A DNA window from Helianthus annuus cultivar XRQ/B chromosome 15, HanXRQr2.0-SUNRISE, whole genome shotgun sequence contains the following coding sequences:
- the LOC110890412 gene encoding G-box-binding factor 1 isoform X2: MGAGEESSPAKPSKPVSAQETPPPSYADWSNSMQAYYGAGGTPPFFASTVASPTPHPYMWGGQHAMMSPYGTPVPYPALYPPAGVYAHPGMPMTPGTAPPIVETEAKAYESKERPTNKKSKGTSGNGNGRTGETGKAASSSGNDGGATQSAESGSDGSSDASEENDQHEYSGGKKGSFNQMLADANAQNINSGPNIQTPVPGNPVVSMGGTNLNMGMDLWNPSAGSGTMKMRPNHSGAHTAVPPPMMPDQWVQQDEREIKRQKRKQSNRESARRSRLRKQAECEELQARVEALSNENHSLRDELQRLSEECEKLTSENTTIKEELTRFCGPEAVSKLDAHLESRADEGNS, translated from the exons ATGGGGGCTGGGGAAGAGAGCTCACCTGCTAAGCCTTCCAAACCTGTTTCAGCTCAG GAAACACCTCCGCCTTCATATGCTGATTGGTCAAACTCGATGCAG GCTTATTATGGTGCTGGAGGCACTCCGCCTTTTTTTGCATCAACGGTTGCTTCTCCGACTCCTCACCCTTATATGTGGGGAGGCCAG CACGCCATGATGTCACCGTATGGGACTCCCGTTCCATATCCTGCTCTATATCCACCAGCAGGGGTTTATGCTCATCCTGGCATGCCTATG ACCCCAGGTACCGCACCGCCAATCGTAGAAACAGAAGCAAAGGCCTATGAAAGCAAGGAGCGGCCTACAAATAAAAAGTCAAAGGGTACTTCAGGAAACGGCAATGGTAGAACTGGAGAGACTGGGAAGGCGGCATCAAGTTCGGGGAATGACGGCGGTGCAACCCAAAG CGCTGAAAGTGGAAGTGACGGTTCATCAGATGCAAGTGAGGAAAATGACCAACAT GAATACTCGGGAGGCAAGAAAGGAAGCTTTAATCAGATGCTTGCAGATG CTAATGCACAGAATATCAATTCTGGGCCAAATATTCAGACGCCAGTACCTGGAAACCCTGTTGTTTCTATGGGCGGTACCAATCTAAATATGGGGATGGACTTGTGGAATCCATCTGCCGGAAGTGGAACCATGAAAATGCGACCGAATCATTCTGGTGCTCATACAGCGGTCCCACCACCAATGATGCCTGATCAGTGGGTTCAG CAGGATGAGCGGGAAATAAAGAGACAAAAAAGGAAGCAGTCTAATCGAGAGTCAGCTAGGAGATCAAGATTGCGCAAACAG GCTGAGTGTGAAGAGCTACAAGCGAGAGTAGAAGCACTAAGCAACGAGAACCATTCCCTCAGAGATGAGCTGCAGAGGCTCTCCGAGGAATGCGAGAAGCTTACTTCTGAAAATACTACAATTAAG GAAGAATTAACTAGGTTTTGTGGACCGGAGGCGGTTTCAAAGCTCGATGCGCATCTTGAATCTAGGGCAGATGAAGGTAACAGTTGA
- the LOC110890413 gene encoding aminopeptidase P1, with amino-acid sequence MADTLAALRSLMASHTPPLDALVVPSEDYHQSEYVSARDKRRAFVSGFTGSAGLALVTKNEALLWTDGRYFLQAEQQLSDEWKLMRMGEDPSVELWISTTLPEASAIGIDFWCISAETAQKWKSLFAKKQQNLVPTTRNLVDEVWKDQPQAEINPVHVHPLKFSGRSVSDKLKDLRDNLKKEKARGIIVTSLDEVVWLYNVRGSDVSYSPVVHAFAVVTTKLAFFYVDERKLSSEVKSYMEENKIIVKDYNAVSSDVALLASNQLTSAKDLQSNDASETEVSSQKIWVDPRCCYSLYSLLRPDQILLQPSPLALPKSLKNPVEMEGLKNAHIRDGAAVVQYFAWLDKQMKEIYGASGYFKESESQNSKNHSGDAKLTEVSVSDKLEEFRASKEHFRGLSFPTISSVGPNGAIIHYGPQAKTCAELDPNSMYLCDSGAQYLDGTTDITRTVHFGKPSEHEKRCYTAVLKGHIALGNARFPNGTTGHALDVLARVPLWSYGLDYRHGTGHGIGSYLNVHEGPHSITFRPGLSVPLQASMTVTDEPGYYEDGKFGIRLENVLIIKEAATQFNYANKGYLEFEHITWAPYQTKLIDASLLLPEEIKWVNSYHMKCRDILAPYLNESDKAWLNQATEPIAA; translated from the exons ATGGCGGATACTCTCGCTGCTTTGCGATCGTTAATGGCTTCACACACTCCACCTCTCGATGCTCTAGTTGTTCCATCCGAAGATTACCATCAG AGTGAGTATGTATCGGCTAGAGACAAGAGGCGTGCTTTTGTTTCTGGATTTACTGGCAGTGCTG GTTTGGCGCTTGTAACAAAGAATGAAGCACTGCTTTGGACGGACGGACGTTACTTTTTGCAGGCAGAACAACAATTAAGTGATGAGTGGAAGCTTATGCGAATGGGAGAAGATCCGTCTGTAGAGTTATGGATATCCACT ACTTTACCTGAAGCTTCCGCTATCGGGATTGATTTCTGGTGCATATCAGCAGAAACCGCACAGAAATGGAAGTCATTGTTCGCAAAAAAGCAACAAAATTTAGTCCCCACAACCAGAAACTTGGTTGATGAAGTTTGGAAGGATCAACCGCAAGCTGAAATCAATCCAGTTCATGTTCATCCTCTAAAATTTTCCGGTCGTTCAGTTTCAGACAAGCTAAAAGATTTACGTGATAATCTCAAAAAGGAAAAAGCTCGTGGAATAATAGTTACATCTCTTGATGAG GTTGTTTGGTTGTATAATGTACGTGGGAGTGATGTCTCGTATTCTCCTGTCGTGCATGCATTTGCTGTTGTAACAACAAAATTAGCTTTCTTTTATGTGGATGAAAGAAAGTTGTCTTCCGAG GTTAAATCTTATATGGAGGAAAATAAAATTATAGTTAAAGATTACAATGCGGTGAGCTCAGATGTGGCTTTGCTTGCGTCTAATCAGCTGACATCAGCAAAGGATTTACAATCAAACGATGCAAGTGAAACAGAAGTTAGTAGCCAAAAGATTTGGGTTGATCCTCGTTGCTGCTATTCTTTGTATTCGTTATTAAGACCTGACCAGATTCTCCTGCAACCGTCACCTTTGGCTCTTCCAAAATCTCTTAAG AATCCGGTTGAGATGGAGGGACTAAAAAATGCACATATTCGGGATGGTGCGGCTGTTGTACAATACTTTGCATGGCTGGATAAGCAG ATGAAGGAAATCTATGGTGCCTCGGGCTACTTCAAGGAGTCAGAAAGCCAAAATTCTAAAAATCATTC GGGGGATGCAAAACTGACAGAAGTGTCTGTAAGTGATAAGCTAGAGGAGTTCCGTGCCTCGAAAGAG CATTTTAGAGGGTTGAGCTTTCCGACAATCTCTTCAGTTGGTCCAAACGGGGCTATTATTCATTATGGACCTCAAGCCAAAACATGCGCCGAACTTGATCCAAATAGCATGTATCTTTGCGATTCCGGTGCTCAG TATCTGGATGGGACAACGGATATAACTCGGACTGTTCATTTTGGAAAGCCTTCTGAGCATGAAAAAAGATGTTATACAGCA GTTCTCAAGGGTCACATTGCTTTGGGTAATGCTCGTTTTCCCAACGGAACCACAGGTCATGCTCTAGATGTTCTTGCTCGAGTTCCATTATGGTCATATGGTCTAGATTACAGACACGGAACAGGTCACGGGATAGGCTCTTACTTAAATGTCCATGAAG GCCCACATTCAATTACTTTTAGGCCCGGATTGAGTGTGCCACTTCAAGCTTCAATGACTGTAACAGATG AACCTGGTTACTATGAAGATGGCAAATTCGGTATACGATTGGAAAATGTTCTTATAATCAAGGAGGCTGCAACACAGTTTAACTATGCTAATAAAGGTTACTTGGAATTCGAGCACATAACATGG GCACCGTATCAGACGAAGTTGATTGATGCGAGCCTTCTTCTGCCTGAAGAAATAAAATGGGTGAACAGCTATCATATGAAATGTAGAGATATCCTGGCACCATACCTCAACGAATCCGACAAGGCCTGGCTGAACCAAGCGACCGAGCCCATTGCTGCCTAA
- the LOC110890412 gene encoding G-box-binding factor 1 isoform X4 yields MGAGEESSPAKPSKPVSAQETPPPSYADWSNSMQAYYGAGGTPPFFASTVASPTPHPYMWGGQHAMMSPYGTPVPYPALYPPAGVYAHPGMPMTPGTAPPIVETEAKAYESKERPTNKKSKGTSGNGNGRTGETGKAASSSGNDGGATQSAESGSDGSSDASEENDQHEYSGGKKGSFNQMLADANAQNINSGPNIQTPVPGNPVVSMGGTNLNMGMDLWNPSAGSGTMKMRPNHSGAHTAVPPPMMPDQWVQDEREIKRQKRKQSNRESARRSRLRKQAECEELQARVEALSNENHSLRDELQRLSEECEKLTSENTTIKEELTRFCGPEAVSKLDAHLESRADEGNS; encoded by the exons ATGGGGGCTGGGGAAGAGAGCTCACCTGCTAAGCCTTCCAAACCTGTTTCAGCTCAG GAAACACCTCCGCCTTCATATGCTGATTGGTCAAACTCGATGCAG GCTTATTATGGTGCTGGAGGCACTCCGCCTTTTTTTGCATCAACGGTTGCTTCTCCGACTCCTCACCCTTATATGTGGGGAGGCCAG CACGCCATGATGTCACCGTATGGGACTCCCGTTCCATATCCTGCTCTATATCCACCAGCAGGGGTTTATGCTCATCCTGGCATGCCTATG ACCCCAGGTACCGCACCGCCAATCGTAGAAACAGAAGCAAAGGCCTATGAAAGCAAGGAGCGGCCTACAAATAAAAAGTCAAAGGGTACTTCAGGAAACGGCAATGGTAGAACTGGAGAGACTGGGAAGGCGGCATCAAGTTCGGGGAATGACGGCGGTGCAACCCAAAG CGCTGAAAGTGGAAGTGACGGTTCATCAGATGCAAGTGAGGAAAATGACCAACAT GAATACTCGGGAGGCAAGAAAGGAAGCTTTAATCAGATGCTTGCAGATG CTAATGCACAGAATATCAATTCTGGGCCAAATATTCAGACGCCAGTACCTGGAAACCCTGTTGTTTCTATGGGCGGTACCAATCTAAATATGGGGATGGACTTGTGGAATCCATCTGCCGGAAGTGGAACCATGAAAATGCGACCGAATCATTCTGGTGCTCATACAGCGGTCCCACCACCAATGATGCCTGATCAGTGGGTTCAG GATGAGCGGGAAATAAAGAGACAAAAAAGGAAGCAGTCTAATCGAGAGTCAGCTAGGAGATCAAGATTGCGCAAACAG GCTGAGTGTGAAGAGCTACAAGCGAGAGTAGAAGCACTAAGCAACGAGAACCATTCCCTCAGAGATGAGCTGCAGAGGCTCTCCGAGGAATGCGAGAAGCTTACTTCTGAAAATACTACAATTAAG GAAGAATTAACTAGGTTTTGTGGACCGGAGGCGGTTTCAAAGCTCGATGCGCATCTTGAATCTAGGGCAGATGAAGGTAACAGTTGA
- the LOC110890412 gene encoding G-box-binding factor 1 isoform X1 has translation MGAGEESSPAKPSKPVSAQETPPPSYADWSNSMQAYYGAGGTPPFFASTVASPTPHPYMWGGQHAMMSPYGTPVPYPALYPPAGVYAHPGMPMTPGTAPPIVETEAKAYESKERPTNKKSKGTSGNGNGRTGETGKAASSSGNDGGATQSAESGSDGSSDASEENDQHEYSGGKKGSFNQMLADANAQNINSGPNIQTPVPGNPVVSMGGTNLNMGMDLWNPSAGSGTMKMRPNHSGAHTAVPPPMMPDQWVQVQDEREIKRQKRKQSNRESARRSRLRKQAECEELQARVEALSNENHSLRDELQRLSEECEKLTSENTTIKEELTRFCGPEAVSKLDAHLESRADEGNS, from the exons ATGGGGGCTGGGGAAGAGAGCTCACCTGCTAAGCCTTCCAAACCTGTTTCAGCTCAG GAAACACCTCCGCCTTCATATGCTGATTGGTCAAACTCGATGCAG GCTTATTATGGTGCTGGAGGCACTCCGCCTTTTTTTGCATCAACGGTTGCTTCTCCGACTCCTCACCCTTATATGTGGGGAGGCCAG CACGCCATGATGTCACCGTATGGGACTCCCGTTCCATATCCTGCTCTATATCCACCAGCAGGGGTTTATGCTCATCCTGGCATGCCTATG ACCCCAGGTACCGCACCGCCAATCGTAGAAACAGAAGCAAAGGCCTATGAAAGCAAGGAGCGGCCTACAAATAAAAAGTCAAAGGGTACTTCAGGAAACGGCAATGGTAGAACTGGAGAGACTGGGAAGGCGGCATCAAGTTCGGGGAATGACGGCGGTGCAACCCAAAG CGCTGAAAGTGGAAGTGACGGTTCATCAGATGCAAGTGAGGAAAATGACCAACAT GAATACTCGGGAGGCAAGAAAGGAAGCTTTAATCAGATGCTTGCAGATG CTAATGCACAGAATATCAATTCTGGGCCAAATATTCAGACGCCAGTACCTGGAAACCCTGTTGTTTCTATGGGCGGTACCAATCTAAATATGGGGATGGACTTGTGGAATCCATCTGCCGGAAGTGGAACCATGAAAATGCGACCGAATCATTCTGGTGCTCATACAGCGGTCCCACCACCAATGATGCCTGATCAGTGGGTTCAGGTG CAGGATGAGCGGGAAATAAAGAGACAAAAAAGGAAGCAGTCTAATCGAGAGTCAGCTAGGAGATCAAGATTGCGCAAACAG GCTGAGTGTGAAGAGCTACAAGCGAGAGTAGAAGCACTAAGCAACGAGAACCATTCCCTCAGAGATGAGCTGCAGAGGCTCTCCGAGGAATGCGAGAAGCTTACTTCTGAAAATACTACAATTAAG GAAGAATTAACTAGGTTTTGTGGACCGGAGGCGGTTTCAAAGCTCGATGCGCATCTTGAATCTAGGGCAGATGAAGGTAACAGTTGA
- the LOC110890412 gene encoding G-box-binding factor 1 isoform X3, with product MGAGEESSPAKPSKPVSAQETPPPSYADWSNSMQAYYGAGGTPPFFASTVASPTPHPYMWGGQHAMMSPYGTPVPYPALYPPAGVYAHPGMPMTPGTAPPIVETEAKAYESKERPTNKKSKGTSGNGNGRTGETGKAASSSGNDGGATQSAESGSDGSSDASEENDQHEYSGGKKGSFNQMLADANAQNINSGPNIQTPVPGNPVVSMGGTNLNMGMDLWNPSAGSGTMKMRPNHSGAHTAVPPPMMPDQWVQVDEREIKRQKRKQSNRESARRSRLRKQAECEELQARVEALSNENHSLRDELQRLSEECEKLTSENTTIKEELTRFCGPEAVSKLDAHLESRADEGNS from the exons ATGGGGGCTGGGGAAGAGAGCTCACCTGCTAAGCCTTCCAAACCTGTTTCAGCTCAG GAAACACCTCCGCCTTCATATGCTGATTGGTCAAACTCGATGCAG GCTTATTATGGTGCTGGAGGCACTCCGCCTTTTTTTGCATCAACGGTTGCTTCTCCGACTCCTCACCCTTATATGTGGGGAGGCCAG CACGCCATGATGTCACCGTATGGGACTCCCGTTCCATATCCTGCTCTATATCCACCAGCAGGGGTTTATGCTCATCCTGGCATGCCTATG ACCCCAGGTACCGCACCGCCAATCGTAGAAACAGAAGCAAAGGCCTATGAAAGCAAGGAGCGGCCTACAAATAAAAAGTCAAAGGGTACTTCAGGAAACGGCAATGGTAGAACTGGAGAGACTGGGAAGGCGGCATCAAGTTCGGGGAATGACGGCGGTGCAACCCAAAG CGCTGAAAGTGGAAGTGACGGTTCATCAGATGCAAGTGAGGAAAATGACCAACAT GAATACTCGGGAGGCAAGAAAGGAAGCTTTAATCAGATGCTTGCAGATG CTAATGCACAGAATATCAATTCTGGGCCAAATATTCAGACGCCAGTACCTGGAAACCCTGTTGTTTCTATGGGCGGTACCAATCTAAATATGGGGATGGACTTGTGGAATCCATCTGCCGGAAGTGGAACCATGAAAATGCGACCGAATCATTCTGGTGCTCATACAGCGGTCCCACCACCAATGATGCCTGATCAGTGGGTTCAGGTG GATGAGCGGGAAATAAAGAGACAAAAAAGGAAGCAGTCTAATCGAGAGTCAGCTAGGAGATCAAGATTGCGCAAACAG GCTGAGTGTGAAGAGCTACAAGCGAGAGTAGAAGCACTAAGCAACGAGAACCATTCCCTCAGAGATGAGCTGCAGAGGCTCTCCGAGGAATGCGAGAAGCTTACTTCTGAAAATACTACAATTAAG GAAGAATTAACTAGGTTTTGTGGACCGGAGGCGGTTTCAAAGCTCGATGCGCATCTTGAATCTAGGGCAGATGAAGGTAACAGTTGA